In a single window of the Niabella ginsenosidivorans genome:
- a CDS encoding M14 family metallopeptidase, with protein MMTKKTLLSFLLLTVFVLNTVAQKITSPKEFFGFNIGDNYRLANYSQTEKYFQLVTKQSERALITEIGKTEEGRTQYMMIVSSPENLKHLEAYRQISQKLARAEISASEAAALAQKGKAVVWIDGGLHATETVGSQQLIQLYYELLTRNDAEMKHILDHVIILLSEVNPDGQELVANWYMQEKDSSKRNMLIPRVYNKYIGHDNNRDFYMMNMKETQNITRQHYLEWMPQIIYNHHQSGPAGSVIAGPPYRAPFNYDYDPLLMTQIDGVAASMINRLNVENKPGYTRLEGSSFNGWWDGGLRTAPYYHNMIGLLTEIIGNPTPSAIPLVPKRLLPDNATPFPVMPQAWTFQKSIDYSMSLNYGVLDYAARMKDKLLYNIYQMGRNSIKKGSEDTWTVQSYKIDTLLAAYERDRKSGRAKDNVSGWGERSLPVSYFDQYIKAKELRDPRGYIIPADQPDFPTAVRFINALLQSGLKVFRSTGAFSVAGKSYPEGSYIVKTNQAFRPHVLDMFEPQNYPNDFQYPGGPPIRPYDVTGWTLAFQMGIQFDRIMEDFSGPFEQVPYGNLQTPPASVIPASGDGFLLSAAVNNSFILVNDLLKAGVDVFRVKDAIQGLPAGSFYIPAKGFAVLKTGNTALGVPIMAASAVPGNKEKINKARIALFDYYGGSIPSGWTRWLLEQFHYSFTVIYPQDIDAGNLKDKYDVILFMNDGLPAADTTAATRRRTGPKPDRVPQEYQKMLGSFTLEKSLPQVKAFLEKGGKIITTGNNTALAYHLKLPVTNALVKTNKGGKTVSLKGDEYYIPTSILEVNINTGSPANYGLPSTTDIVFNNSPVFKLGAPADDIEVIASFDAAKDALRSGWAWGQSYLKGGIAAFKATVNKGVFYAFGPEITFRGQAHGTFKMLFNELYQ; from the coding sequence ATGATGACAAAGAAGACTTTATTATCTTTTCTTTTGCTGACTGTTTTTGTGCTGAATACCGTTGCGCAAAAGATCACGTCACCCAAAGAGTTTTTTGGTTTTAATATAGGGGATAATTACCGTTTGGCTAATTATAGCCAAACGGAAAAATACTTTCAGCTGGTTACCAAACAGTCAGAGAGGGCGTTGATTACAGAGATTGGTAAAACAGAAGAGGGGAGAACGCAATATATGATGATTGTTTCTTCACCGGAGAATTTGAAACATCTGGAAGCATACCGGCAGATTTCACAAAAGCTGGCAAGGGCAGAGATAAGTGCTTCGGAAGCGGCAGCGCTGGCGCAAAAGGGGAAGGCGGTAGTGTGGATAGATGGCGGGCTGCATGCTACGGAAACAGTGGGTTCGCAGCAATTGATCCAGCTGTATTATGAGCTGCTGACGCGCAATGACGCGGAGATGAAGCATATTCTGGATCATGTGATCATCCTTTTGTCGGAGGTAAACCCCGACGGGCAGGAGCTGGTAGCCAACTGGTATATGCAGGAAAAGGATTCCTCCAAAAGAAATATGCTGATTCCGCGGGTGTATAATAAATACATTGGTCATGATAATAACCGCGATTTCTATATGATGAACATGAAGGAAACGCAAAATATTACACGTCAGCATTACCTGGAATGGATGCCGCAGATCATTTATAACCATCATCAATCCGGTCCTGCAGGATCTGTGATTGCAGGCCCGCCGTATCGTGCGCCGTTCAATTATGATTATGACCCGTTGCTGATGACCCAGATAGACGGGGTGGCGGCCTCAATGATCAACCGGTTAAACGTGGAAAACAAACCCGGGTATACCCGGCTGGAAGGCTCTTCATTCAACGGATGGTGGGATGGAGGTTTGCGCACTGCGCCTTATTACCATAACATGATCGGCCTGTTAACTGAAATTATTGGTAATCCTACGCCTTCTGCTATTCCCCTGGTGCCGAAACGCCTTTTGCCGGACAATGCTACTCCCTTTCCTGTAATGCCCCAGGCCTGGACCTTTCAAAAGTCGATTGATTATTCCATGTCGTTAAATTACGGGGTATTGGATTATGCCGCGCGGATGAAGGATAAACTGCTGTATAACATTTACCAGATGGGCCGGAACTCCATAAAAAAAGGATCTGAAGATACCTGGACGGTACAGTCGTATAAAATTGATACGTTGCTGGCAGCCTATGAACGGGATAGGAAATCAGGAAGAGCTAAAGACAATGTATCGGGCTGGGGTGAGCGGAGTTTGCCGGTCAGCTACTTTGATCAGTATATAAAAGCAAAGGAATTGAGAGACCCGCGGGGGTATATTATTCCTGCAGACCAGCCAGATTTTCCTACAGCCGTCCGGTTCATAAATGCCTTGTTGCAATCAGGGCTTAAGGTATTTCGCTCAACCGGTGCATTCAGCGTAGCAGGAAAATCCTACCCTGAAGGATCTTATATTGTTAAAACGAACCAGGCATTCCGGCCGCATGTGCTGGACATGTTTGAGCCGCAGAATTACCCCAATGATTTTCAATACCCCGGCGGTCCTCCCATCCGGCCTTATGATGTAACGGGGTGGACGTTGGCTTTTCAAATGGGCATACAGTTTGACCGTATTATGGAAGATTTTTCAGGGCCGTTTGAACAGGTACCTTATGGCAACCTACAAACACCTCCGGCATCAGTGATACCTGCTTCCGGAGACGGCTTCCTGCTGAGCGCAGCTGTAAATAATTCGTTCATCCTGGTCAATGATCTTTTAAAAGCAGGAGTTGATGTATTTCGTGTAAAAGATGCCATACAGGGATTACCCGCCGGGTCCTTTTATATTCCGGCGAAAGGGTTTGCTGTATTGAAGACCGGTAATACTGCTTTAGGTGTTCCCATAATGGCAGCTTCCGCTGTTCCCGGCAATAAGGAAAAAATAAACAAAGCCCGTATAGCCTTATTTGATTATTATGGCGGCTCTATACCTTCTGGCTGGACGCGCTGGCTGCTGGAGCAATTTCACTATTCCTTTACGGTGATCTACCCGCAGGATATTGATGCAGGAAACCTGAAAGACAAATACGATGTCATACTCTTTATGAATGACGGGCTGCCTGCTGCGGATACAACGGCTGCAACCCGGCGCAGAACGGGCCCAAAGCCGGATCGGGTGCCGCAGGAATACCAGAAAATGCTGGGTAGTTTTACGCTGGAGAAATCGCTTCCGCAGGTAAAGGCCTTTTTAGAAAAAGGGGGCAAGATCATTACAACCGGTAATAATACAGCGCTTGCCTATCATTTAAAACTTCCCGTAACCAATGCACTGGTAAAAACCAATAAAGGAGGAAAAACCGTTTCCTTAAAAGGGGATGAATATTATATTCCTACCAGTATACTGGAAGTCAATATCAATACAGGATCCCCGGCAAATTACGGGTTGCCGTCCACAACAGATATTGTATTTAACAACAGTCCTGTTTTTAAATTAGGGGCGCCTGCAGATGATATTGAGGTAATAGCATCGTTTGATGCTGCAAAGGATGCGCTGAGAAGCGGCTGGGCCTGGGGGCAGTCTTATTTAAAAGGAGGCATTGCTGCGTTTAAAGCAACAGTGAATAAAGGTGTATTTTATGCTTTTGGTCCTGAAATTACTTTTCGGGGACAGGCGCACGGCACTTTCAAAATGTTATTTAACGAGCTGTATCAATAA
- a CDS encoding RagB/SusD family nutrient uptake outer membrane protein: protein MKKKQINIFLVVALIVSAAACNKNEKLNPLPTTLISDLSAFETPDRISNQVNGLYATYKQGGFWGSGYLYYSEARAGDFIATNLNPTRGALSYQMIVDPATADVANVWEQGYQVINGCNVFIEGMEKQGNAVVGDETGKNYVAEARFLRALAYYYLLQLYADPYTKNAGASPALPLRLTANRGLADYNLARSSVAQVYNQVISDLNFAEQNLPDQYSTALLNTTRAHKNTAIAAKTNVYLSMGKYDSVVYEANKIVSASAPFAAPSGVANALAADITAVFKAPYTSAESVFSMPFSATDVPGTSLGNAYLPDGTNATGLGTSGTGDFYLFENGVVNEPSWSADDKRRSFVFRTPSGPNTGRLWCVKYRLSSPYIDFIPVIRYAEVLLNLAEALANLNGVDNKALALLNAVRNRSDNATTITAGNKQELIDKIITERHIEFFGEGIRNADLMRLQKPVPAKTPSGGSPVAAVAPGTSNYIWPIPNSEALYNRGL, encoded by the coding sequence ATGAAAAAGAAACAGATCAATATATTCCTGGTTGTAGCACTCATTGTGTCAGCAGCCGCTTGTAATAAAAACGAAAAACTGAACCCTTTACCCACCACCCTGATCTCCGATCTGTCGGCATTTGAAACCCCGGACCGGATTTCCAATCAGGTAAATGGATTGTATGCCACCTATAAGCAGGGGGGCTTCTGGGGGAGCGGGTATCTGTATTATAGTGAAGCAAGGGCCGGCGATTTTATTGCAACCAATCTGAATCCTACCCGTGGGGCGCTCTCTTATCAGATGATCGTAGATCCTGCCACGGCAGATGTGGCCAATGTATGGGAACAGGGGTATCAGGTCATTAACGGATGTAATGTTTTTATTGAGGGCATGGAAAAGCAGGGCAATGCTGTAGTGGGTGATGAAACGGGTAAAAATTATGTTGCAGAAGCAAGATTTTTACGGGCGCTGGCTTATTATTATCTCCTGCAGTTGTATGCAGACCCTTATACGAAAAACGCGGGAGCAAGCCCTGCCTTGCCGCTCCGGCTTACGGCCAACAGGGGACTGGCTGATTATAACCTTGCAAGGAGCTCAGTAGCGCAGGTATATAATCAGGTGATCAGCGATCTGAATTTCGCTGAGCAAAACCTCCCGGATCAATACAGCACCGCACTGCTCAATACAACGCGTGCCCATAAGAACACAGCAATTGCAGCAAAAACCAATGTATATTTAAGCATGGGAAAATACGACAGCGTGGTGTATGAGGCCAATAAAATTGTTTCTGCCAGTGCACCGTTTGCAGCACCTTCAGGCGTGGCAAATGCATTGGCGGCAGACATAACTGCTGTTTTTAAAGCGCCGTACACTTCTGCCGAATCAGTATTTTCAATGCCTTTCAGTGCCACTGATGTTCCGGGAACATCCCTGGGCAATGCCTATCTGCCGGATGGAACAAATGCCACCGGTCTGGGCACTTCCGGTACCGGCGACTTTTATTTGTTTGAGAACGGGGTAGTAAATGAACCTTCCTGGAGCGCGGATGACAAAAGGCGGTCCTTTGTATTCAGAACGCCCTCCGGGCCTAACACCGGGCGGCTGTGGTGTGTAAAATACCGGCTGAGCTCCCCTTATATTGATTTTATTCCGGTGATCAGGTACGCCGAGGTATTGCTCAATTTAGCAGAAGCCCTGGCCAACCTCAACGGCGTGGATAATAAAGCGCTGGCATTGCTGAACGCAGTGCGCAACAGATCAGACAATGCCACCACTATTACTGCCGGTAATAAACAGGAGCTGATCGATAAAATTATTACCGAAAGGCATATTGAATTTTTTGGCGAGGGGATCCGTAATGCAGATCTGATGCGGCTTCAGAAGCCTGTTCCGGCAAAAACACCCAGTGGTGGGTCACCGGTGGCCGCAGTAGCTCCGGGCACCAGCAATTATATATGGCCGATCCCCAACAGTGAAGCTCTTTACAACAGGGGTCTTTAA
- a CDS encoding TonB-dependent receptor produces the protein MQTVLDKISRQTGIPVFYTKGMLQKSNKVTADLKNATLEQVLENVFSDQPLEFTLVNNTIVLKEKRIKSPAVIPAPAPVKPRVANNAIPVSGTVTDSAGAPIANVSVVVKGTRQGTNTNAAGAFSINAPENATLIFSSVGYEEREVNVNGQRRLHVVLRAKAGEMDQVVVIGYGTMRRSEVTGSIANVKGDEVADKPVLSFDAALNGRATGVSMTSSEGVANAAPVFRIRGVNSLSLSSYPLIVVDGVPMYTDDINVGGNATNNPLSSISPDDIESIDIAKDAAATSIYGSRAANGVVFVTTKSGKRGRAKVFYNASFGINKAARLAEVLNAEQYLEIKNEGLKNAGTYDPDKNYYGTSIGPDGKVVDTRWYDYIFRTGRFQNHSVSISGANDKTTYYFSAGYNDRDGIVRGNDFNRKSLDYNIEHKVNNWLKLGSKTNFGSNYTSAILSTGQGVSSTSANSIAYRLGFISAPIVGPYNRDGSFNVVGPNIGIMDNQGHLTATARLGYTNPVVTLSYNDDNTSNIFIQSSNYVEIRPVSWITFKSLYGINNMYSRTERYFDPRTNEGQSAKGSATGVSAKRETTIWTNTLNLNRDFNEHNFDLLLGEEEQTFKGDGFGLTRSNQSDPFYSNLQGGFSNVAISNTTDRVFYNYLISMFSRLQYNYGKKYYLSANFRRDETSVLGANNKDGNFWGFSGAWQIDREQFWENTGISKVISNLKLNASYGKVGNIAGIGDFASLATYNAILYGTAPGLYYASAGNQDLKWETSKKLDIGLNIGLLDNRFMIDLSYYKNNIDGLIFSVPVPSSAGLPGDQINAVLSNIGSMYNQGLELSLNGKLIQSENLTWNSNLNISYNKNEVTALAPGVPSLLIDAGAGVISASLPGYPVGMIYAIRTAGVDPATGRRIFLDGSGKKVFYQQVVPASGGYQWEYEDGSEAPPVSTTQDGVVYKNTNPKFFGGFSNTFRFKNFDIDFLITYQLGGYMYYATQASLMDMRFQNNSVKVLNRWQKPGDITDVPKVVDGDITSWGYSTPLTCNVYKSDYARLKNLSIGYNLPRKWLDPIKFSSIRLYVSGQNLAIVTPYPGADPEVTSSGNATATQGFDKNMTPNARTYAVGVQVGF, from the coding sequence TTGCAAACAGTTCTGGATAAAATAAGCCGGCAGACCGGCATACCAGTATTTTACACAAAAGGGATGCTGCAAAAGAGCAATAAGGTAACCGCCGACCTTAAGAATGCAACATTAGAGCAGGTGCTGGAGAACGTGTTCTCCGATCAGCCGCTGGAGTTTACCCTGGTCAATAATACCATAGTGCTTAAAGAAAAACGGATAAAGTCACCGGCTGTTATTCCGGCTCCTGCGCCTGTTAAACCCCGGGTAGCCAACAATGCTATTCCTGTTTCGGGAACGGTTACTGATTCAGCAGGAGCGCCCATTGCCAATGTATCAGTAGTGGTAAAGGGAACCCGGCAGGGAACCAATACCAATGCTGCAGGAGCATTCAGTATTAATGCTCCTGAAAATGCAACGTTGATCTTCAGCTCTGTGGGTTATGAAGAAAGAGAGGTGAATGTAAACGGTCAACGGCGGCTCCACGTTGTTTTAAGAGCAAAGGCCGGAGAAATGGATCAGGTCGTAGTCATTGGTTATGGTACGATGCGCAGGTCAGAAGTTACGGGTAGTATAGCTAATGTGAAAGGTGATGAAGTGGCAGACAAACCGGTACTGAGCTTTGATGCTGCATTAAACGGACGTGCCACCGGGGTAAGCATGACGTCAAGTGAGGGGGTAGCCAATGCAGCGCCTGTATTCAGGATCAGGGGAGTTAATTCCCTGTCGCTGAGCTCTTATCCGCTGATCGTAGTAGATGGAGTACCGATGTATACAGATGATATCAATGTGGGGGGAAACGCCACCAATAACCCGTTGTCTTCCATTTCACCGGATGATATTGAAAGCATTGATATTGCAAAAGATGCTGCTGCAACAAGCATCTACGGCAGCCGTGCGGCAAACGGGGTGGTATTTGTAACTACAAAATCAGGAAAGCGCGGCAGGGCGAAAGTATTTTATAATGCTTCTTTTGGCATCAATAAAGCGGCCCGTCTGGCAGAAGTGCTCAATGCAGAACAATACCTGGAAATTAAAAACGAAGGACTGAAAAATGCCGGTACGTATGATCCTGATAAAAATTATTACGGAACATCCATAGGGCCTGACGGAAAGGTAGTAGACACCCGCTGGTACGATTATATTTTCCGCACCGGCAGGTTTCAGAACCACAGTGTCAGCATTTCGGGAGCAAATGATAAGACCACCTATTATTTCTCGGCGGGTTATAATGACCGTGACGGGATTGTCCGGGGCAATGATTTTAACAGGAAATCGCTGGACTACAATATAGAGCATAAGGTAAATAACTGGTTAAAGCTGGGTTCCAAAACCAACTTCGGGTCTAACTATACTTCAGCCATATTATCAACAGGGCAAGGTGTAAGTTCTACTTCGGCTAATTCTATTGCGTACCGCCTCGGCTTTATTTCGGCTCCTATTGTAGGGCCCTATAACCGTGATGGTTCCTTTAATGTGGTGGGACCGAATATTGGTATAATGGACAACCAGGGCCACCTTACAGCTACAGCCCGGCTTGGATATACCAACCCGGTTGTAACCCTCAGTTATAATGATGACAATACTTCCAATATCTTTATTCAATCCAGCAACTATGTAGAGATCAGGCCGGTTTCATGGATAACCTTTAAATCCTTATATGGTATCAATAATATGTACAGCCGCACAGAACGCTATTTTGATCCGCGTACCAATGAGGGGCAAAGTGCAAAAGGCAGTGCTACAGGCGTATCGGCCAAAAGAGAAACTACTATATGGACGAACACCTTAAACCTGAACCGTGATTTTAATGAACATAATTTTGACCTGTTACTGGGAGAGGAGGAGCAAACCTTTAAAGGAGATGGTTTTGGGTTAACAAGAAGCAACCAGTCTGACCCGTTCTATTCCAACCTGCAGGGTGGTTTTAGTAATGTAGCTATTTCCAATACTACAGACCGTGTTTTTTATAATTACCTGATATCTATGTTTTCCAGGTTGCAATACAATTACGGGAAAAAATATTATTTATCGGCAAATTTCAGGAGAGATGAAACCTCGGTATTAGGAGCTAATAATAAGGATGGCAATTTTTGGGGATTTTCCGGCGCCTGGCAGATTGACCGGGAGCAGTTTTGGGAAAATACCGGAATTTCAAAGGTGATCAGCAATTTAAAACTGAATGCCAGCTATGGTAAAGTAGGAAATATTGCCGGGATCGGCGATTTTGCCTCACTGGCTACCTATAATGCCATTTTATATGGAACGGCACCCGGTCTGTATTATGCTTCTGCCGGCAATCAGGATCTTAAATGGGAAACCAGTAAGAAGCTGGATATAGGGCTTAATATAGGATTGCTGGATAACCGGTTTATGATAGACCTGTCTTATTACAAGAATAATATAGACGGGTTGATCTTCAGTGTTCCGGTTCCGTCGTCTGCAGGGCTTCCGGGCGACCAGATCAATGCTGTGCTATCCAATATTGGATCTATGTATAACCAGGGGCTGGAGCTTTCGCTTAACGGAAAACTGATACAGTCAGAAAACCTGACCTGGAACAGTAATCTTAATATTTCCTATAATAAAAACGAAGTAACCGCGCTGGCGCCCGGCGTGCCCAGTTTGCTTATTGATGCGGGGGCCGGGGTCATTTCAGCGTCTTTGCCCGGTTATCCGGTAGGGATGATCTATGCTATCCGTACTGCTGGTGTGGATCCGGCAACCGGAAGAAGGATCTTTTTAGATGGCAGTGGCAAAAAGGTTTTTTACCAGCAGGTGGTACCTGCTTCAGGTGGTTACCAATGGGAATATGAAGACGGATCAGAGGCACCGCCGGTATCTACAACACAGGATGGCGTGGTTTACAAAAATACAAATCCAAAATTTTTTGGTGGATTTTCCAACACCTTCCGGTTTAAAAATTTTGATATTGATTTTTTAATTACTTACCAGTTGGGTGGTTATATGTATTATGCCACCCAGGCGTCTCTGATGGATATGCGGTTTCAGAACAACTCGGTTAAAGTGCTGAACAGGTGGCAAAAGCCCGGCGACATTACAGATGTTCCGAAAGTAGTAGATGGTGATATAACTTCCTGGGGATATTCAACGCCCTTAACCTGTAATGTTTACAAGAGTGACTATGCCCGCTTAAAAAACCTTTCCATCGGCTACAATCTTCCGCGCAAATGGTTAGACCCGATTAAATTCTCAAGCATCCGGCTTTATGTAAGCGGGCAGAATTTAGCTATTGTTACGCCCTATCCCGGGGCTGATCCGGAGGTTACCAGTTCCGGTAATGCTACAGCCACCCAGGGGTTTGATAAAAATATGACACCTAATGCGCGCACCTATGCTGTTGGCGTACAGGTAGGTTTCTAA
- a CDS encoding FecR family protein, translated as MQEEPDQLWDKYVKRTASEGELEKLFEYLRDPDADPHHIAWLENYFASGKEEPSFDENYWAGKIGRILHPEEAALKADNANARKRWMLRVAAMLIALAGAGLFFLKMQHRSSTPESSGAPTTATAGRISPGNGASITLADGRTVLLDSVTNRQLVMQGNGGLLKLADGRIVYEQLNNTAAVKEQSNTLNNPRGGRVVDMVLSDGTHVWLNAASSISYPVIFSGKERKVKMSGEAYFEVAHDPSRPFYVEKDGLEIKVLGTHFNITAYADDPVPSITLLQGKVSVAAKRGGKTVNALQIKPGQQALLVNDQLMVNNAPDLNAVMAWKNGDFEFTGSSIQSVMRQIGRWYDMDVVYQGEMPSDEFIGKISRQEDVSRILKILEATGKVAFHIEGRKIIVHKL; from the coding sequence ATGCAGGAAGAACCAGATCAATTATGGGATAAGTATGTCAAAAGAACTGCCTCTGAAGGGGAATTAGAGAAGCTGTTTGAGTATTTGCGGGATCCTGATGCTGACCCGCATCATATTGCATGGCTGGAAAATTATTTTGCTTCCGGAAAAGAGGAGCCTTCTTTTGATGAAAATTATTGGGCAGGAAAGATCGGTAGGATACTGCATCCGGAAGAAGCGGCTTTGAAAGCTGATAACGCAAATGCCCGAAAACGATGGATGCTCCGGGTGGCGGCCATGCTCATTGCATTAGCCGGAGCGGGGCTCTTTTTTCTGAAAATGCAGCATCGTTCATCAACACCAGAAAGCTCCGGTGCGCCAACTACTGCTACAGCCGGCAGGATTTCACCCGGAAATGGCGCCAGTATTACGCTGGCAGATGGGCGTACCGTATTGCTGGACAGCGTTACAAACAGGCAGTTGGTTATGCAGGGTAATGGCGGATTATTAAAGCTGGCAGACGGCAGGATTGTTTATGAGCAATTGAACAATACCGCTGCTGTTAAGGAACAAAGCAATACGCTTAATAATCCCAGGGGTGGCCGGGTAGTGGATATGGTCTTATCGGACGGAACCCATGTATGGCTGAATGCAGCCTCCTCTATCAGCTACCCGGTGATCTTTTCAGGAAAAGAAAGAAAGGTGAAAATGTCTGGTGAAGCTTATTTTGAAGTGGCGCATGATCCTTCCAGGCCGTTTTACGTAGAAAAAGACGGATTGGAAATAAAAGTATTAGGCACCCATTTTAATATAACTGCTTATGCAGATGATCCTGTTCCAAGTATTACGTTATTGCAGGGAAAAGTAAGCGTTGCCGCAAAGCGGGGCGGAAAGACCGTAAATGCGCTGCAAATAAAACCGGGACAGCAGGCGCTTTTGGTCAACGACCAGCTCATGGTAAATAATGCACCTGATTTAAATGCGGTCATGGCCTGGAAGAACGGTGATTTTGAATTTACCGGGTCCTCTATCCAGTCTGTTATGCGGCAGATCGGACGCTGGTATGATATGGATGTTGTATACCAGGGCGAAATGCCTTCTGATGAATTTATTGGTAAAATATCCAGGCAGGAAGATGTGTCCCGGATATTGAAGATTTTAGAAGCAACGGGTAAGGTAGCCTTTCATATAGAAGGGCGTAAGATAATTGTTCATAAACTTTAA
- a CDS encoding RNA polymerase sigma-70 factor, translated as MSWLQEKELFKKIAEGDESAFKIIYLRYTAKLYPHVCKLLSDYVWAEEIIQDVFTQLWQNRAMLAAIDNPAAYLYRMAANRTLDYLKHKSVEIKSQYKVKQLVKAINKRNPEQEFDVKQLELLFSQAITRLSPQRKKIFIMRHELGLHYDEIASNLQLSKNTVRNHLSESLQMVRKWMVQQGVTFILISSFFLNVP; from the coding sequence TTGAGTTGGTTGCAGGAAAAAGAGCTGTTTAAGAAAATAGCTGAGGGTGATGAGTCAGCATTTAAAATAATATATTTACGTTATACGGCAAAGCTCTATCCGCATGTATGCAAGTTACTGAGCGATTATGTATGGGCTGAAGAGATCATTCAGGATGTTTTTACACAGCTGTGGCAAAACCGGGCTATGCTGGCTGCAATTGATAATCCCGCTGCTTATTTATACCGCATGGCAGCCAACCGCACACTGGATTACCTGAAGCATAAATCAGTAGAGATAAAATCGCAATACAAGGTAAAACAGCTTGTTAAAGCGATCAATAAAAGAAACCCGGAGCAGGAATTTGATGTAAAGCAGCTGGAACTGCTTTTTTCACAGGCCATTACGCGGCTAAGCCCCCAGCGTAAGAAAATCTTTATTATGCGGCACGAACTGGGGCTGCACTATGATGAAATCGCCTCTAACCTTCAGCTGTCAAAAAATACCGTTCGTAATCATTTATCTGAATCGCTCCAGATGGTACGGAAATGGATGGTACAGCAGGGAGTAACCTTTATTTTAATTTCTTCCTTTTTTTTAAATGTGCCTTAG
- the dnaX gene encoding DNA polymerase III subunit gamma/tau has product MDKFIVSARKYRPQTFDTVVGQQHITTTLKNAIRQNQLAHAFLFCGPRGVGKTTCARILAKTINCEHPTPEGEACNECNSCISFNQGTSLNIHELDAASNNSVDDIRTLVDQVRFAPQAGRYKVYIIDEVHMLSSSAFNAFLKTLEEPPPYAIFILATTEKHKILPTILSRCQIFDFKRITTNDTVTHLEAICEKEGVTADKAALQTIAQKSEGCMRDALSIMDKIVSFTNGELTYSNTLEHLNILDEDYYFRLLEDMLQQELAGAMLLYDDINRKGFEGDLVLNGFAAFIRNLLVSSDEKVVALLDTVESFRQRYMDMARRVPAPFLISALNILNEAEINYRAARNKRLHVELTLIKLCYLQQALEVTSGDGELHKKK; this is encoded by the coding sequence ATGGATAAATTTATTGTTTCAGCAAGGAAATACAGGCCACAAACCTTTGACACGGTTGTGGGCCAGCAGCATATTACCACAACGCTTAAAAACGCGATCAGACAGAACCAGTTAGCGCACGCCTTCCTGTTTTGCGGACCAAGAGGCGTAGGTAAAACCACCTGTGCCCGCATCCTGGCAAAAACGATCAACTGCGAGCATCCCACCCCAGAAGGTGAAGCCTGTAATGAATGCAATTCCTGCATTTCATTTAACCAGGGCACTTCACTCAATATCCATGAGCTGGATGCGGCCAGCAACAACTCTGTCGACGATATCCGTACCCTGGTAGACCAGGTACGTTTTGCTCCCCAGGCCGGCAGATACAAAGTGTACATCATAGATGAGGTGCATATGCTAAGCTCCTCCGCTTTCAATGCGTTTTTAAAAACACTGGAAGAGCCTCCCCCCTATGCTATTTTTATTTTAGCAACCACTGAAAAGCACAAGATCCTGCCTACGATCCTGAGCCGTTGCCAGATCTTTGATTTTAAAAGGATTACTACCAATGACACGGTAACGCACCTGGAAGCTATTTGCGAAAAAGAAGGCGTAACTGCTGATAAGGCAGCTTTACAAACCATTGCCCAGAAAAGCGAGGGCTGTATGCGCGATGCATTAAGCATTATGGATAAGATCGTAAGCTTTACGAACGGAGAGCTGACGTATTCCAATACGCTGGAACACCTGAATATACTGGATGAAGATTATTATTTCAGGTTGCTGGAAGATATGCTTCAACAGGAGCTGGCCGGCGCTATGCTGCTGTATGATGATATTAACCGCAAAGGCTTTGAAGGAGATCTTGTATTAAACGGGTTTGCAGCATTCATCAGGAACCTGCTGGTAAGCAGCGACGAAAAAGTGGTAGCGCTGCTGGACACCGTTGAAAGCTTCAGGCAGCGATATATGGACATGGCGCGCAGGGTACCGGCACCTTTCCTGATAAGCGCATTAAATATTTTAAACGAGGCAGAGATCAATTATCGCGCTGCGCGCAATAAACGCCTGCATGTTGAACTGACGCTGATAAAACTCTGCTACCTGCAACAGGCCCTGGAAGTAACTTCGGGAGACGGGGAATTACATAAAAAAAAATAG